In Methanobacteriales archaeon HGW-Methanobacteriales-1, one genomic interval encodes:
- a CDS encoding GDP-fucose synthetase, translating to MDLDQKIYVAGHTGMVGSAIVRMLEKKGYNNIIKRTSAQLDLREQSKVNEFFREEKPETVILAAAKVGGIEANMNDLTGFLLENIQIQTNVLTSAYNNNVQNLMLLGSSCIYPRESAQPIKEDYLLTGPLEPTNEGYALAKITGLKACEYYNKEHGMNYISVIPTNLYGINDNFDPKTSHVISSIMRRMHIAKENKDPYVEIWGTGKPYREFMYVDDMAEATIFILENYKGSSSINIGTGKDITIKELAKTIQETIGYKGKLIFNTSKPDGMFRKRLDVTKLKDMGWESKISLKDGLQMTYKWYLENNDEIE from the coding sequence ATGGATTTAGATCAAAAAATTTACGTGGCAGGCCATACAGGCATGGTTGGATCAGCTATTGTTCGTATGCTTGAAAAAAAAGGATACAATAATATTATAAAAAGAACTTCAGCCCAGCTAGATTTAAGAGAGCAAAGTAAAGTTAATGAATTCTTCAGAGAAGAAAAACCAGAAACAGTTATATTGGCCGCTGCCAAAGTAGGGGGCATTGAAGCCAATATGAATGATTTAACTGGTTTTTTATTAGAAAATATTCAAATACAAACCAATGTATTAACCTCAGCATACAATAATAATGTCCAAAACCTCATGTTATTAGGAAGTTCTTGTATTTATCCTAGAGAATCAGCTCAACCAATAAAGGAGGATTACCTCTTAACCGGCCCATTAGAACCAACCAATGAGGGATATGCTCTGGCCAAAATAACTGGGCTTAAAGCATGTGAATATTATAATAAAGAACATGGGATGAACTACATCAGTGTTATACCCACAAATCTCTATGGAATAAATGATAATTTTGATCCAAAAACATCACATGTAATATCTTCCATTATGAGACGTATGCATATTGCAAAAGAAAATAAAGATCCATACGTCGAAATTTGGGGAACTGGAAAACCTTACAGAGAATTTATGTATGTAGATGATATGGCAGAAGCAACTATTTTTATATTAGAGAATTACAAAGGGAGCAGCAGTATCAATATAGGTACTGGAAAAGATATTACCATAAAAGAGCTAGCCAAAACAATTCAAGAAACCATAGGGTATAAAGGAAAACTAATATTTAACACATCCAAACCAGATGGAATGTTTCGTAAACGTCTTGATGTGACAAAACTTAAAGATATGGGATGGGAATCAAAAATATCCTTAAAAGACGGGCTTCAAATGACATACAAATGGTATTTAGAAAATAATGATGAAATTGAATAA